Proteins encoded together in one Xyrauchen texanus isolate HMW12.3.18 chromosome 50, RBS_HiC_50CHRs, whole genome shotgun sequence window:
- the rdh5 gene encoding retinol dehydrogenase 5 produces MYDLLSNDSTLTYGLGAFVLLWALIWFYRDNLEVNKVTEKHVFVTGCDSGFGHLLCKCLDKRGFRVLAGCLTEKGADDLKRVTGPFLKTCILDVSSTASIEKAVEWTKKEVGDKGLWGLVNNAGRSLPMGPSEWMKIEDFQSTLKVNMIGVIETTMNFLPLVKKARGRVVNVASVLGRVAANGGGYCISKFGVESFSDCLRRDIQYFGVNVCIIEPGFFKTQVTSLDPIERELHRLWKQLTPEVKESYGDKYLDKYINIQRLIMNAICDSDLSKVTNCMEHALLAVHPRTRYSAGWDAKLLWIPLSYMPACFVDIALKLVMPKPAKGV; encoded by the exons ATGTACGATTTACTAAG TAACGATTCCACATTGACGTATGGCTTGGGTGCATTTGTGCTGCTGTGGGCTCTGATTTGGTTCTACCGGGACAATCTGGAGGTCAACAAGGTCACGGAGAAACACGTCTTTGTGACCGGTTGTGACTCTGGTTTCGGACACCTACTTTGCAAATGTCTCGACAAGCGCGGTTTCCGCGTCCTAGCCGGGTGTCTCACGGAAAAGGGGGCGGATGATCTGAAAAGGGTGACGGGACCGTTCCTGAAGACCTGCATACTGGACGTGTCCAGCACTGCCAGCATTGAGAAAGCTGTGGAATGGACCAAAAAGGAAGTTGGAGATAAAG GACTCTGGGGTCTGGTGAACAATGCTGGACGTTCTCTTCCCATGGGTCCCTCTGAGTGGATGAAAATCGAGGACTTCCAAAGCACCCTAAAAGTCAATATGATCGGTGTGATCGAGACCACCATGAACTTCCTGCCTCTTGTCAAAAAGGCCCGTGGTCGAGTGGTTAACGTGGCCTCCGTGCTGGGCAGAGTAGCAGCTAACGGCGGAGGCTACTGCATCTCAAAGTTTGGGGTGGAGAGTTTCTCCGACTGTCTCAG GAGGGATATCCAATATTTTGGGGTCAATGTCTGTATAATCGAACCAGGATTCTTCAAGACCCAGGTGACCAGTCTGGATCCCATTGAAAGGGAACTGCACCGCCTCTGGAAACAGCTGACTCCTGAAGTGAAGGAGAGTTATGGAGATAAATATCTggataaat ACATCAACATCCAGAGACTGATCATGAATGCCATATGCGACTCTGACCTCAGCAAAGTGACCAACTGCATGGAGCACGCCCTGCTGGCCGTCCACCCAAGAACACGCTACAGTGCAGGCTGGGATGCCAAGCTCTTATGGATCCCCCTCTCTTATATGCCCGCTTGCTTTGTTGACATTGCACTAAAGCTGGTGATGCCAAAGCCGGCCAAAGGCGTATAG
- the bloc1s1 gene encoding biogenesis of lysosome-related organelles complex 1 subunit 1: MLSRLLKEHQSKQNERKELQERRRREAIAAATCLTEALVDHLNVGVAQAYVNQRKLDHEVKTLQVQASQFSKQTAQWISMVENFNQALKEIGDVENWARSIEMDMRTIATAVEYLHKGPVQPSTS; encoded by the exons ATGCTGTCCCGTTTATTAAAGGAGCACCAATCTAAACAAAACGAGAGGAAGGAGTTACAAG AGCGGCGGAGGCGAGAGGCCATAGCAGCTGCAACATGTTTAACCGAGGCTTTGGTGGACCATCTCAATGTCGG GGTGGCGCAGGCCTACGTCAATCAACGGAAGCTGGACCATGAAGTAAAGACGTTGCAGGTGCAGGCCAGTCAGTTTTCCAAGCAGACGGCCCAGTGGATCAGCATGGTGGAGAACTTCAACCAGGCCTTAAAG GAAATTGGAGACGTGGAAAACTGGGCGCGAAGTATCGAGATGGACATGAGGACAATCGCGACAGCTGTTGAGTATTTGCACAAAGGCCCGGTTCAGCCCTCCACCTCCTGA
- the tbc1d20 gene encoding TBC1 domain family member 20, with translation MNLKNSQSFGASSPLNGLGKQAAESRQKRKTAEIAHALNKTPVDVATLRRMAISEGGLFTDEIRRQVWPRLLNVSVDSIPEQLEKVDRENNKDFNQVLLDVQRSLRRFPPGMPDEQREGLQEELIDIILRVLVNNPQLHYYQGYHDIVVTFLLVLGERLATALVEKLSTHHLRDFMDPTMDNTKHILNYLMPIIERINPEVFDFMQQAEVGTIFALSWLITWFGHVLSDFRHVVRLYDFFLACHPLMPIYFAAVIVLYREEEVLDCECDMAMMHHLLSRIPEDLPYETLISRAGDLFVQFPPSELAREAVQQQSQQTAASTFKDFELASTQQHPDIVLRKRRKEQQQMQQQQQRHLEAQRGTVAVVRPTARRIVKLAVMGLTVALGAAALAVVNSALEWAPKLDLLFP, from the exons ATGAATCTGAAAAACTCACAGAGTTTCGGAGCGTCTTCTCCATTGAATGGACTCGGAAAACAAG CTGCTGAGTCCAGACAGAAGCGAAAGACAGCGGAGATCGCACATGCTTTAAATAAGACACCCGTGGATGTGGCCACTCTGAGGCGTATGGCCATCAGTGAAGGAGGACTGTTTACCGATGAGATCCGTCGTCAAGTGTGGCCCAGACTGCTCAACGTGTCTGTAGACAGCATACCTGAGCAACTAG AGAAGGTAGATCGAGAGAACAACAAAGATTTTAATCAGGTGCTTCTAGATGTTCAGAGGTCCTTGAGACGCTTCCCTCCAG GAATGCCAGATGAGCAGCGTGAAGGCCTTCAGGAGGAGCTGATCGATATTATTCTACGGGTGCTTGTGAATAACCCTCAACTGCACTATTATCAGGGTTACCATGACATTGTGGTGACCTTCCTTCTGGTGCTGGGGGAACGACTCGCCACTGCCCTGGTGGAGAAACTCTCCACTCACCATCTCAG GGACTTTATGGACCCCACAATGGACAACACCAAACACATCCTGAACTACCTGATGCCCATTATAGAGagaatcaacccagaggtctttGACTTTATGCAACA AGCCGAGGTCGGCACCATCTTTGCCCTCAGTTGGCTCATCACCTGGTTTGGACACGTTTTGTCAGATTTCCGCCACGTCGTCCGGCTGTACGATTTCTTCCTGGCCTGCCATCCTCTCATGCCCATATACTTTGCTGCCGTG ATCGTATTGTATCGAGAGGAGGAGGTGTTGGACTGTGAGTGTGATATGGCCATGATGCATCATCTGCTGTCTCGTATCCCAGAGGACCTGCCGTACGAGACTCTGATCAGTCGGGCCGGAGATCTGTTTGTTCAGTTTCCTCCGTCTGAGCTGGCCAGAGAAGCTGTCCAACAGCAGAGTCAACA AACCGCCGCCTCCACCTTCAAAGACTTTGAGCTGGCGTCGACACAGCAGCATCCAGACATTGTTCTTCGGAAAAGAAGGAAAGAGCAACAGCagatgcaacaacaacaacagcgcCACCTGGAGGCCCAGCGAGGCACTGTAGCTGTGGTCCGGCCCACCGCGCGGCGCATTGTGAAACTGGCGGTTATGGGTTTGACTGTGGCGTTGGGGGCCGCAGCTTTGGCTGTGGTGAACTCTGCACTGGAATGGGCACCGAAACTGGACTTACTCTTTCCTTGA